In one Trichlorobacter lovleyi SZ genomic region, the following are encoded:
- the gspD gene encoding type II secretion system secretin GspD, whose product MKQLKALLIALLLMTLCSSPLHAAAQGVIMNFTDVEIATMVKFISELTGKNFVLDERVKGKVSVFSPSKLSQDEAFALFTSVLELKGFTLIQAGKVYKVVPTGSAKQAGMKLADKERIPLGDAFLARVFPLTQISSQEALTFLQPIISKEGHIGSFGPGNMLLVVDAASNLQKVADILSLIDTPQRREGAELVYLKHGSAEGVTKVLQEWLAGRGARQVAVGTTQSANSGAVQVLADTRLNAVLLFGPEKDKKDIRSLIAQLDVTPPEASSKINVCFLENTDATEMAKVLDGVVKGITAQTTTLQAGTVSAQSSPFDSGKVTITADKASNSLVVMASPTDYNNLLQVIKKLDRRSKQVFVQVLIAEISPSKSRDLGVQSGAFAVGALGKYLQGGGIYDPFNTFGSLLGSGSSTSPLSTLIADKLKNTSKPVTGAAILQALESEGMLNILSTPNILTTDNKEAEINVGENVPFKSSSTQSTFGTTESVERKDIGINLKIKPQVSEGDYIRMDLYQEISAVKSDKGDAVDLVTTKRSAKTSVVVKDNETIVIGGLIQDTEDNTIQKVPLLGDIPGLGWFFKTTTKTRKKTNLLIMLTPQVVKDARDLASITESQKGKFTEAAKEFGPLNVQNEISGKATKPVSQGQESRP is encoded by the coding sequence GTGAAACAATTGAAAGCGCTACTGATTGCTCTGTTGCTTATGACGCTCTGCAGCTCGCCGCTCCATGCAGCGGCCCAGGGGGTGATCATGAACTTCACCGATGTCGAGATCGCCACCATGGTGAAGTTTATCAGCGAGTTGACCGGCAAAAACTTCGTCCTGGATGAACGGGTAAAGGGCAAGGTCTCTGTCTTCTCCCCTTCAAAGTTGTCGCAGGACGAGGCCTTTGCCCTGTTCACCTCCGTACTTGAATTAAAAGGATTCACCTTGATACAGGCTGGTAAGGTTTACAAGGTGGTGCCGACCGGCAGCGCCAAACAGGCCGGTATGAAGCTGGCGGACAAGGAACGGATTCCCCTGGGCGATGCCTTTCTGGCCCGGGTCTTCCCGCTTACCCAGATCTCCTCCCAGGAGGCACTGACCTTCCTGCAGCCGATCATTTCAAAGGAAGGGCATATCGGTTCCTTCGGCCCCGGCAACATGCTGCTGGTGGTGGATGCTGCCTCAAACCTGCAAAAGGTGGCCGACATCCTCTCCCTGATCGATACACCGCAGCGACGCGAAGGGGCAGAACTGGTCTACCTCAAGCACGGTTCTGCAGAAGGGGTCACCAAGGTTCTGCAGGAATGGCTGGCAGGACGTGGAGCCCGCCAGGTTGCCGTCGGAACTACCCAGTCAGCAAACAGCGGAGCGGTACAGGTGCTTGCCGACACCCGCCTGAATGCCGTGCTGCTCTTTGGACCGGAAAAAGACAAGAAAGACATCCGTTCCCTGATCGCCCAGCTGGATGTCACCCCGCCTGAGGCCAGCAGCAAGATCAATGTCTGCTTCCTAGAAAACACCGATGCCACAGAAATGGCGAAAGTCCTAGATGGCGTGGTCAAGGGGATCACCGCACAAACCACAACCTTGCAAGCCGGCACCGTCAGTGCGCAAAGCTCCCCCTTTGACTCCGGCAAGGTCACCATCACGGCTGACAAGGCATCAAACTCGCTGGTCGTCATGGCCTCACCAACCGATTACAACAACCTGCTGCAGGTGATCAAAAAACTGGACCGCCGCAGCAAGCAGGTCTTCGTGCAGGTCCTGATTGCCGAGATATCTCCGTCAAAATCCAGGGACCTTGGTGTCCAAAGTGGCGCCTTTGCTGTCGGGGCACTGGGCAAATATCTGCAGGGAGGCGGTATTTATGACCCCTTTAACACCTTTGGGAGCCTCCTCGGTTCAGGTAGTAGCACGAGTCCTTTAAGCACCCTGATTGCTGACAAACTGAAAAACACATCAAAGCCGGTTACCGGAGCAGCTATTCTTCAGGCGCTTGAGAGCGAAGGGATGCTTAACATCCTCTCAACCCCCAACATCCTGACCACCGACAACAAAGAGGCAGAGATCAATGTGGGGGAAAACGTGCCGTTCAAGTCCTCCAGCACCCAGAGTACCTTTGGCACAACAGAATCAGTTGAACGCAAGGATATCGGCATCAACCTCAAGATCAAGCCCCAGGTCAGTGAAGGGGATTATATCCGCATGGACCTCTATCAGGAAATTTCAGCAGTTAAGAGTGACAAGGGTGACGCGGTGGACCTGGTCACCACCAAGCGTTCTGCCAAAACCAGTGTGGTGGTCAAGGACAATGAAACCATCGTGATTGGCGGCCTGATCCAGGACACTGAAGACAACACTATCCAGAAAGTGCCGCTGTTGGGTGACATCCCCGGTCTGGGCTGGTTCTTCAAGACCACCACCAAGACCCGCAAGAAGACCAACCTGCTGATCATGCTGACCCCGCAGGTGGTCAAAGATGCCCGTGACCTGGCAAGCATAACCGAGAGCCAAAAGGGTAAGTTCACTGAAGCTGCCAAAGAGTTCGGCCCGCTGAATGTGCAGAATGAGATCTCAGGCAAAGCGACCAAGCCGGTAAGCCAAGGGCAGGAGAGCCGGCCCTGA
- a CDS encoding type II secretion system protein N, producing MRRLALPLNLLFSVVILITAARILADIASYKLGTSPAKLQTKGAQQSNLPFQQQTQLQGFALILEKALFGPATKGILTPALQPSANTPPPVSQSDLSLLGTAIGSPRTSFILVRRTSSNEERVFKLGEKVFDLGTLIAIKKETAEVRSGSQLITLRTPSAPAEPAKPAQSATAATGVTQALPGGSGIIDQRALNAALDNIGQAMTDARLLPSVKDGKVEGFKVSEVKPQGVFAAVGLKNGDVLMKINEFPIDSPEKAIQSFVTLKGQSRIKLDLIRDGAPTSLAYDIR from the coding sequence ATGCGACGACTTGCCCTCCCTTTGAACCTGCTGTTTTCTGTTGTTATCCTGATAACAGCCGCGCGCATTCTGGCGGATATCGCCTCTTACAAACTGGGGACCTCCCCGGCAAAGCTGCAGACAAAGGGCGCACAGCAGTCAAATCTGCCGTTTCAACAACAGACACAACTGCAAGGCTTTGCCTTAATCCTTGAAAAGGCCCTGTTCGGACCGGCAACCAAAGGGATACTGACCCCGGCCCTGCAGCCGTCTGCCAATACTCCCCCCCCTGTTTCCCAAAGCGACCTGAGCCTGCTTGGCACCGCCATCGGCTCTCCCCGGACAAGCTTTATCCTGGTACGCCGCACCAGCAGCAACGAAGAACGGGTCTTCAAACTTGGCGAAAAGGTCTTTGATCTTGGCACGTTGATCGCCATCAAAAAGGAAACGGCAGAAGTGCGCTCAGGATCTCAACTGATCACCCTGCGCACCCCGTCAGCCCCGGCCGAACCGGCAAAACCTGCCCAGTCTGCGACCGCCGCAACCGGCGTGACCCAGGCACTACCCGGCGGTTCAGGCATTATTGATCAACGGGCCCTGAATGCCGCCCTGGACAACATCGGCCAGGCCATGACCGATGCCCGCCTGCTGCCCAGTGTCAAGGATGGTAAAGTCGAAGGTTTCAAGGTCTCCGAAGTAAAACCCCAGGGGGTCTTTGCTGCCGTGGGCCTAAAAAACGGCGATGTCCTGATGAAAATCAACGAATTTCCCATAGATTCGCCTGAAAAGGCGATTCAATCCTTTGTGACCTTGAAAGGCCAGAGCCGGATCAAGCTTGATCTGATTCGTGACGGCGCCCCCACTTCGCTGGCCTATGATATTCGCTAA
- the tatC gene encoding twin-arginine translocase subunit TatC, which yields MNREKENVASFIEHLTELRKRLIIIVFSVVIGMGIAWNFSGPVLTFVEKPLTGKTYLTEIKKKVYAKVKEQAPRLYTYYKLDQEISTPEKMRPLNYSAPLEPFFIQCKISMLLGFVFALPVVFLQLWLFIAPGLTDKERRMVVPFVTAATLTFCAGAMFFLVVIWPVIINFSLSYEVEGLQSWFNISAYINFCLRLILIFGLIFELPVLTLLLSRFGIVSYKMLAPKRKYALLASSIIAAFHADLITMFVIMIPMYLMYEISIWVALIFGKKKAADPAEMDNFPITSAA from the coding sequence ATGAACAGAGAAAAAGAAAACGTTGCGTCATTCATTGAACACTTGACCGAACTGCGCAAGAGACTGATAATCATAGTCTTTTCAGTAGTTATAGGCATGGGGATCGCCTGGAACTTTTCCGGCCCGGTCCTTACCTTCGTGGAAAAGCCCCTGACCGGCAAGACCTACCTGACCGAGATCAAGAAGAAGGTCTACGCCAAGGTCAAAGAACAGGCCCCCCGGCTTTATACCTACTATAAGCTGGACCAGGAAATCAGCACCCCGGAAAAAATGCGTCCGCTCAACTACAGTGCCCCACTGGAACCGTTTTTCATCCAGTGCAAGATCTCAATGTTACTCGGGTTTGTATTTGCCTTACCGGTGGTTTTCCTGCAGCTATGGCTGTTTATAGCTCCAGGACTCACTGACAAGGAGCGGCGCATGGTGGTTCCTTTTGTCACCGCCGCCACCCTCACCTTCTGCGCCGGTGCCATGTTCTTTCTGGTTGTCATCTGGCCGGTCATCATCAACTTCTCGCTTTCCTATGAAGTTGAAGGCTTACAAAGTTGGTTCAACATCAGTGCCTATATAAACTTTTGTCTGCGCCTGATCCTGATCTTTGGTCTGATCTTCGAACTTCCGGTTCTGACCCTTCTTCTGTCCCGCTTTGGCATTGTCAGCTACAAAATGCTGGCTCCTAAACGTAAATATGCCTTGCTGGCCAGTTCTATTATAGCCGCCTTCCACGCAGACTTAATCACCATGTTCGTCATCATGATTCCCATGTACCTGATGTATGAAATCAGCATCTGGGTCGCATTGATCTTCGGAAAGAAAAAGGCCGCAGATCCGGCGGAGATGGACAATTTCCCTATTACTTCAGCGGCATAA
- a CDS encoding twin-arginine translocase TatA/TatE family subunit: MFGIGMPELVIIMVLALIVIGPQKLPELAKSLGKGLGEFKKATDDFQRSVQVETKGEEQKEQQPTVTSSVPEHATTIGPVEYDTVDKQEAVNKPPTIPDMIKINAV, from the coding sequence ATGTTCGGAATTGGAATGCCTGAGCTTGTTATTATTATGGTGCTTGCCCTGATCGTTATAGGACCACAAAAATTGCCTGAACTCGCCAAGTCGCTGGGCAAGGGATTGGGTGAATTCAAGAAGGCCACTGATGACTTCCAGCGTAGTGTTCAGGTGGAGACCAAGGGCGAAGAGCAGAAAGAGCAGCAACCCACAGTGACAAGTTCTGTGCCTGAACATGCGACAACAATTGGACCGGTCGAGTACGATACCGTAGACAAGCAAGAAGCAGTTAATAAACCGCCCACTATACCTGATATGATAAAGATTAATGCGGTTTAA
- a CDS encoding class I SAM-dependent methyltransferase, whose product MIARNIFAPLYYQLAQQILDRTGSESGFCLDLGSGSGYLGLALAWNSKLRVCLLNESSEMTKFAEQNIFQKMLENRVTAACGDVHCLPFEDSSVDLVVSHGSVYFWNDLPQVFREIWRVLAPGGQTFISDGFGSREVHNEVIDKMRKIEPDWHPQCHNFDDTLFDAALAAAKIRGSLVLRNENGIWIRFRKSANGFHSRLENNFIPSRTHK is encoded by the coding sequence TTGATCGCCCGCAACATCTTTGCGCCGTTATATTATCAGCTTGCGCAACAGATACTTGATCGTACCGGCAGTGAAAGCGGTTTTTGTCTGGATCTGGGCAGCGGGAGCGGCTATCTGGGGCTGGCCCTGGCTTGGAACAGTAAGCTGCGAGTCTGTCTATTGAATGAATCCAGTGAGATGACGAAGTTTGCGGAGCAAAACATTTTCCAAAAGATGCTTGAAAATCGGGTGACGGCAGCTTGCGGTGATGTCCACTGCCTGCCGTTTGAAGATAGCAGTGTAGACTTGGTGGTCAGCCACGGATCGGTTTATTTCTGGAATGACCTGCCCCAGGTGTTTCGCGAGATTTGGCGGGTACTGGCTCCAGGCGGGCAGACCTTTATCAGTGATGGATTTGGTTCACGGGAAGTGCACAACGAGGTGATTGACAAGATGCGCAAGATTGAACCTGACTGGCACCCCCAATGCCACAACTTTGATGATACTCTTTTTGATGCTGCCTTGGCTGCGGCAAAGATCAGGGGTTCTCTGGTTCTGCGTAATGAAAACGGCATCTGGATTCGCTTTAGAAAATCTGCGAACGGCTTTCACAGTAGGCTTGAGAACAATTTTATACCCTCCCGCACGCACAAATAA
- a CDS encoding methyl-accepting chemotaxis protein, with product MSQHERTSSPIQAGRRTGIATKILLVATLALITGLVIVGGSALYLEKQALVGLQRDNSLAFVNIMGDDIKSAMMAGDMKKVDDYIKEVIEQKRALAFSIYNDKGELRGNKTKGDELVTNVMRNNKPASFEKTLNGTHVLDTILPLANEERCQACHSKETMMLGALKLTTSIEQGYSSSKKAALWLLASGGVALAVSFICLLIVLRATVTKRLNDFVAKVTDLARGEGDLTKMIAVTSNDEFGQLADEINSLVTKIRNIINQIAQTSDQVSSSSAQLQSNASQMAAGAENVAAQAETVATAGEEMTATSSDIAQNCLLASEGSQRASAAAASGAAVVSDTISVMHSITERVKNSAKAVESLGSRSDQIGEIVGTIEDIADQTNLLALNAAIEAARAGEQGRGFAVVADEVRALAERTTRATREIGEMIKAIQHETKDAVLAMHEGVSEVARGSEKASDSGKALEEILQQISDVSMQIQQVATAAEEQTATTSEISSNMQQITEVIANTSKGSKDSAAAANHLAILSDDLRRIVSQFKIV from the coding sequence ATGTCACAACATGAACGTACATCTTCACCTATACAAGCAGGTAGAAGAACTGGAATTGCTACAAAGATTCTCCTTGTGGCAACTCTTGCTCTGATAACAGGTCTCGTCATCGTGGGCGGATCCGCCCTGTATCTGGAAAAACAGGCGCTGGTCGGTCTACAGCGAGACAACAGCCTGGCCTTTGTCAATATCATGGGCGATGATATCAAATCGGCGATGATGGCTGGCGACATGAAAAAAGTCGATGACTATATCAAGGAGGTGATTGAACAGAAGCGAGCATTGGCTTTCTCCATTTATAACGACAAAGGTGAACTGCGGGGTAACAAAACAAAGGGCGACGAACTGGTGACAAACGTCATGAGAAACAACAAACCCGCTAGTTTTGAAAAAACTTTAAACGGAACACATGTTCTTGACACCATATTGCCACTTGCCAATGAAGAACGCTGCCAGGCTTGTCATAGTAAAGAGACCATGATGTTAGGAGCTCTCAAACTTACCACTAGCATCGAGCAAGGCTATAGCTCCAGTAAAAAAGCCGCCCTCTGGCTCTTGGCCTCCGGTGGGGTGGCGCTTGCTGTCAGCTTTATCTGTTTGCTGATTGTCCTGCGGGCAACCGTTACAAAGAGGCTGAACGACTTTGTTGCCAAGGTGACCGACCTTGCCCGGGGTGAGGGCGATCTCACCAAAATGATCGCCGTAACATCCAATGATGAATTTGGCCAACTGGCAGATGAAATCAACTCTCTTGTGACGAAAATCAGGAATATTATCAATCAGATTGCCCAGACAAGCGATCAGGTTTCCTCATCATCCGCCCAACTCCAATCCAATGCTTCCCAGATGGCCGCAGGTGCTGAAAATGTAGCTGCCCAAGCGGAAACTGTTGCCACTGCAGGGGAAGAGATGACTGCCACATCAAGCGATATTGCCCAAAACTGCCTGCTGGCCTCGGAGGGCTCGCAGCGGGCCAGTGCTGCAGCAGCTTCCGGTGCAGCGGTTGTGAGTGATACGATTTCAGTCATGCACAGCATTACCGAGCGGGTCAAAAACTCTGCAAAAGCGGTTGAAAGCCTGGGAAGCCGTTCCGATCAGATTGGCGAGATCGTCGGCACCATTGAGGACATTGCCGACCAGACCAATTTGCTGGCGCTGAATGCCGCCATCGAGGCTGCCCGGGCCGGTGAACAGGGCAGAGGTTTTGCCGTTGTAGCCGATGAAGTGCGAGCCCTGGCAGAACGTACCACGCGAGCGACCCGGGAAATTGGCGAGATGATCAAAGCCATCCAGCATGAAACCAAGGATGCTGTGCTCGCCATGCACGAAGGGGTCAGTGAAGTTGCCAGAGGAAGCGAGAAGGCATCCGACTCCGGCAAAGCTCTTGAAGAGATCCTCCAACAGATCAGCGACGTTAGTATGCAGATTCAGCAGGTTGCCACCGCAGCAGAAGAACAAACGGCTACAACTTCTGAAATCAGTAGCAATATGCAGCAGATTACCGAGGTTATCGCAAATACATCAAAAGGTTCCAAGGATTCCGCTGCTGCCGCCAATCACCTTGCCATACTATCCGACGATCTGCGACGAATCGTGAGTCAGTTCAAAATCGTATAA
- a CDS encoding methyl-accepting chemotaxis protein, with protein MAVKSSNKIGIVTVTDVNLVAKLQKAMLTLYSQARHIAISSRYTMADFPLPQQVNGSAKARQNVAGQTSESADQTCVRMEETLGVMSRLEKSSNTIDEIISQIEKMTDLTKLLVLNVAVKAARAGETGREFTMVMEEINNLITTTSVSTQQISTNIRAIQKDIHGVISSIEKKLLSDHDSDQARSTN; from the coding sequence GTGGCGGTAAAATCCAGTAACAAAATAGGTATTGTAACAGTCACAGACGTCAACCTTGTTGCAAAGCTGCAAAAGGCCATGCTGACGCTGTACAGCCAAGCCAGACATATTGCCATTAGCTCCCGTTATACCATGGCAGATTTCCCCCTTCCCCAGCAAGTGAACGGCTCGGCCAAGGCGAGGCAAAACGTTGCAGGACAAACCTCGGAGAGTGCCGACCAGACCTGTGTCAGGATGGAAGAAACGCTTGGAGTCATGAGCCGGCTGGAAAAATCTTCAAATACGATCGACGAGATTATCAGCCAGATTGAAAAAATGACAGACCTGACCAAGCTACTGGTGTTAAACGTGGCCGTCAAAGCGGCCCGGGCCGGCGAGACAGGTCGTGAGTTCACGATGGTAATGGAGGAAATAAACAACCTGATAACAACCACCTCCGTATCGACCCAACAGATATCCACAAATATCAGGGCAATCCAGAAGGATATCCATGGGGTCATAAGCTCCATAGAGAAAAAATTGCTTTCAGACCATGACAGCGACCAGGCTAGGTCCACGAATTAG
- a CDS encoding bifunctional 3,4-dihydroxy-2-butanone-4-phosphate synthase/GTP cyclohydrolase II: MVPCSNIRAAIKDIRNGRMVILVDDEDRENEGDLTMAAEHVTPEAINFMAKYGRGLICLTLTEERCDQLELPPMVSENNSPFQTAFTVSIEARHGVTTGISAADRAQTILTAIADNTGPEDLSRPGHIFPLRARAGGVLVRTGQTEGSVDLARLAGLKPAGVICEIMNEDGSMARMPQLREFALRHGIRICSVADLVAYRLKHESLVRPVAEAKLPTWAGKFRVVAFENDIDGLEHIALVKGEIRPDEPVLVRVHSECLTSDVFGSIRCDCGGQLSRAMDRIEQEGAGILLYMRQEGRGIGLINKLKAYELQDQGCDTVEANEALGFKADLRDYGIGAQMLRALGARKIRLMTNNPKKMIGLEGYGLNIVERVPIEMKALSTNMRYLQTKRDKLGHLLAA; encoded by the coding sequence ATGGTGCCATGTAGCAATATTAGGGCAGCAATAAAGGATATCCGCAACGGCAGAATGGTTATTCTGGTTGATGATGAAGATCGGGAGAACGAAGGCGATCTGACCATGGCAGCCGAGCATGTCACCCCGGAGGCGATCAATTTCATGGCCAAGTATGGCCGCGGCCTGATCTGCCTGACCCTGACCGAAGAGCGCTGTGACCAGCTTGAGCTGCCGCCCATGGTTTCAGAGAACAACTCACCATTCCAGACCGCCTTTACGGTTTCCATTGAGGCCCGCCATGGAGTGACCACCGGCATCTCGGCAGCAGACCGGGCCCAGACCATCCTGACCGCGATTGCCGACAATACCGGGCCGGAGGATCTCTCCCGCCCCGGCCATATCTTTCCGCTGCGTGCACGGGCCGGCGGGGTGCTGGTACGCACCGGCCAGACTGAAGGTTCGGTGGATCTGGCCCGTCTGGCCGGGCTGAAACCGGCCGGGGTAATCTGCGAGATCATGAACGAGGACGGCAGCATGGCCCGCATGCCGCAGTTGAGGGAGTTTGCCCTGCGGCACGGCATCCGGATCTGCTCGGTGGCCGATCTGGTGGCCTACCGGCTGAAGCATGAATCACTGGTGCGACCGGTGGCGGAGGCAAAGCTGCCCACCTGGGCCGGCAAATTCCGCGTGGTTGCCTTTGAGAATGATATTGACGGCCTGGAGCATATCGCCCTGGTCAAGGGAGAGATCAGGCCGGACGAGCCGGTGCTGGTCAGGGTGCATTCGGAGTGTCTGACCAGTGACGTATTCGGCAGCATCCGCTGTGACTGCGGCGGACAGCTCAGCCGGGCCATGGACCGCATTGAACAGGAAGGCGCAGGCATCCTGTTGTACATGCGGCAGGAAGGCAGGGGGATCGGCCTGATCAACAAGCTCAAGGCCTATGAACTGCAGGATCAGGGCTGCGATACCGTTGAGGCCAACGAGGCGCTGGGATTCAAGGCCGATCTGCGGGATTACGGCATTGGCGCCCAGATGCTCAGGGCGCTGGGAGCCAGAAAGATCCGCCTGATGACCAACAACCCCAAGAAGATGATCGGACTGGAGGGGTATGGCCTGAATATTGTTGAGCGGGTACCGATCGAGATGAAGGCGTTAAGCACCAACATGCGCTACCTGCAGACCAAGCGCGACAAGCTCGGGCACCTGCTGGCTGCCTGA